In the Synechococcus sp. Nb3U1 genome, one interval contains:
- a CDS encoding AMIN domain-containing protein, whose amino-acid sequence MMNRRVAYGCALSLILSLPMLAMESRIDEVVAQQLTSANPQSISRIKDIRLVANGNRMKLEIDTVGGTRPQVFFTQQGQSWIGDITNAQLDMGSGSYREESPLPGVSFIEAKQVGSDSVRVQIAGTSAAPQGLLAQRSPTQLVFDFEGLPSAQVAAAPGQATIPVMAPQAPVAQPPAPQPIQPIAQSPAQTPPQPPVSAPAAPASPIISQVPSVGQLNQPQLPPGAIDTNASQFQGRAMAPPAGDLAVGSIIPAPPPIDLGSNANITLTLKDAPVGDVLSLLVRRAGLNVVLNDIPPDMTISLDVADSPLQETFNFILRLKELQASRSGQTVFIGSALPGVGQQIVKTYRLNQLRIEETEQTFDLNASGTAGGGGTVEINATQLSITPSAIRDRIQGILEASNIPLTQPSAIQADPRTNSLTIVATPTQHDVIAAYLAQIDLRSRQVLISARFIEVNLNNGSDLGVALGSASGNFALGSGDNTNFGGTPLNQPAGSSVPNVGVVPASGTGGSLVFNTLNRLQQSLAARIDAAISSGTAKTLADPKVIVANNTGAAIIVGQEVITNRRLQTDPATGTSTVVFEKGNAGVNLIIQNVRIDDNGYITLNLLPQISSIDSQITLSDGTVISLLNQRSVGTLQTRLKDRETLFVGGLIQEEDRVSVDKVPLLSEIPLLGSLFRRQSTTNNRSEVVVLITPFILEE is encoded by the coding sequence ATGATGAACCGTCGAGTAGCTTATGGGTGTGCATTGAGCTTGATCCTGTCATTGCCCATGTTGGCTATGGAAAGTCGGATCGATGAAGTTGTAGCTCAACAGTTGACCTCCGCAAATCCCCAAAGCATCAGCCGTATCAAGGATATCCGCTTGGTGGCCAATGGCAACCGCATGAAACTCGAGATTGATACAGTGGGGGGAACTCGCCCGCAGGTGTTCTTTACCCAGCAAGGCCAGTCTTGGATCGGCGATATCACCAATGCTCAATTGGATATGGGTTCAGGTAGCTATCGCGAAGAGTCGCCGTTGCCGGGGGTGAGCTTTATCGAAGCCAAGCAAGTGGGCAGTGACAGTGTGCGGGTGCAAATTGCAGGCACGTCAGCAGCTCCCCAAGGACTATTGGCTCAGCGCAGCCCTACCCAATTGGTTTTCGACTTTGAAGGATTGCCCTCTGCTCAAGTGGCAGCTGCTCCGGGTCAAGCAACAATACCAGTCATGGCTCCCCAAGCTCCTGTTGCTCAACCGCCCGCGCCTCAACCTATTCAACCCATTGCCCAGAGTCCCGCCCAAACACCTCCTCAGCCCCCTGTCAGCGCTCCTGCAGCTCCTGCCTCGCCGATAATTTCTCAGGTGCCCTCAGTAGGGCAGTTGAACCAACCGCAATTGCCCCCAGGCGCTATTGATACTAATGCTTCTCAATTTCAGGGTAGAGCAATGGCTCCTCCAGCAGGAGATCTGGCTGTCGGAAGCATTATTCCTGCTCCACCTCCAATCGATTTAGGATCCAATGCCAACATTACACTGACCTTAAAAGATGCTCCAGTTGGAGATGTGTTGAGTCTATTGGTACGTCGAGCTGGATTAAATGTGGTTCTGAATGACATACCTCCTGATATGACTATTTCTCTAGATGTGGCAGACTCGCCTCTACAGGAAACCTTTAACTTCATTTTGCGACTGAAAGAGCTTCAGGCCTCTCGCTCAGGTCAGACTGTATTTATCGGCAGTGCTCTGCCTGGAGTTGGTCAGCAGATTGTAAAAACATATCGTTTGAATCAATTAAGAATAGAAGAGACGGAACAAACTTTTGACCTTAATGCTTCAGGTACAGCTGGAGGAGGAGGAACTGTAGAAATCAATGCTACACAATTAAGCATCACCCCCAGTGCAATCAGAGATAGAATCCAAGGAATTTTAGAAGCATCGAACATACCTTTAACTCAACCGTCAGCGATCCAGGCAGACCCAAGAACAAATTCACTAACTATTGTTGCCACACCTACACAACATGATGTGATTGCGGCTTATCTTGCCCAAATTGATTTGAGAAGTCGCCAGGTTTTAATTAGTGCCAGATTCATTGAGGTTAACCTCAATAATGGTTCTGATCTAGGAGTTGCACTGGGTAGTGCCTCTGGCAACTTTGCTCTAGGATCTGGAGACAACACCAACTTTGGTGGAACCCCTCTTAACCAACCCGCAGGATCTTCAGTTCCTAACGTTGGTGTTGTTCCTGCCTCAGGAACTGGGGGCTCGCTTGTGTTTAACACCCTAAATCGGTTGCAACAATCCCTAGCAGCACGCATAGATGCAGCTATTTCTTCAGGGACAGCTAAGACATTAGCTGATCCAAAGGTAATCGTTGCTAATAATACTGGTGCAGCTATTATAGTTGGCCAAGAAGTTATAACTAACAGGAGATTGCAAACAGATCCTGCTACTGGTACATCGACCGTCGTCTTTGAAAAAGGAAATGCAGGAGTTAACTTGATTATTCAAAACGTCAGAATTGATGACAATGGATATATAACATTGAATCTTCTCCCTCAGATTTCCTCTATTGACAGTCAAATTACGCTTTCTGATGGAACTGTGATTAGCTTGCTAAATCAGCGCTCTGTCGGAACCTTGCAAACTAGACTTAAAGATCGAGAAACACTGTTCGTTGGAGGGTTAATACAAGAGGAGGATCGTGTATCCGTGGATAAAGTTCCACTTCTTTCCGAGATTCCTCTGCTTGGTTCTCTTTTCCGTAGACAAAGCACGACCAATAATAGAAGTGAGGTTGTTGTTTTGATTACCCCATTTATCTTGGAAGAATAG
- a CDS encoding Ig-like domain-containing protein, with amino-acid sequence MLRLDSRYRLWIKLGSLLLSFGLAFGLAWAGLGWTQPQKLSLSVQGQSYPQLVEQARPLVWQALGQQFQAQSQAEQVTLEVLGQAGEQQVPLFTVRMPRSAWQQNLSPSQLEQYSTFYPDALALLQPRAPVQQAQLEFTAPPPTGISLVSSTPSPGQRGIPIDQRIHLRFDQQLPAGLTSLAFGIQPPLEVAFDIQGNDLIFQPLQLLSYSTDYKVLLPASGELDLQKPVELTFRTEPQYTYQRDIKPLLEASCVGCHQQAGRMRRSLLDSYTAVMRYVTPGSATSELLKPRWLARHAVIQRAAGIPLNGGGTTTVDALSLLSEGEGGAEPTPTADPQGESPGSFIGRSGSPELAYIRRNGTSVDRLGHLSPHEIQILRTWIIQDQAAETFSG; translated from the coding sequence ATGCTGAGGCTAGACTCTCGCTATCGATTATGGATTAAGCTGGGATCCTTGCTGCTCAGCTTTGGGCTGGCTTTTGGATTGGCATGGGCTGGGTTGGGTTGGACTCAGCCTCAGAAATTATCTTTATCGGTACAAGGGCAGAGTTATCCGCAACTGGTAGAACAGGCTCGTCCTTTGGTTTGGCAAGCCTTGGGGCAACAGTTTCAGGCGCAATCGCAAGCGGAGCAAGTGACTCTAGAGGTGCTGGGACAAGCCGGGGAGCAGCAAGTACCCCTATTCACGGTGCGTATGCCCCGCAGTGCTTGGCAGCAAAACCTGTCTCCCTCTCAACTGGAACAATACAGCACGTTTTATCCAGATGCCTTGGCTCTTTTGCAGCCTCGTGCCCCTGTGCAGCAAGCTCAACTGGAATTTACAGCTCCTCCTCCAACGGGCATTTCTCTGGTTTCTAGCACTCCTTCTCCTGGTCAAAGAGGGATCCCGATTGATCAACGCATTCATCTGCGTTTTGATCAGCAGCTCCCAGCAGGCCTAACCAGTTTGGCTTTTGGTATTCAGCCGCCTCTCGAAGTCGCTTTTGACATTCAAGGCAATGATCTGATTTTTCAGCCGTTACAATTGCTCAGCTACAGCACCGATTACAAGGTTTTGTTGCCTGCTTCTGGGGAGCTGGATTTGCAAAAACCCGTAGAGCTAACCTTCCGCACGGAACCTCAGTACACCTATCAGCGGGATATTAAACCCTTGCTAGAAGCTAGTTGCGTGGGTTGTCATCAGCAGGCGGGTCGGATGCGACGCAGCTTGTTGGATAGCTATACAGCGGTGATGCGTTATGTGACACCCGGTTCGGCAACCAGTGAGTTGCTGAAACCCCGCTGGTTAGCGCGTCATGCTGTCATTCAACGGGCGGCAGGGATCCCTTTGAATGGAGGGGGAACAACGACGGTAGATGCCTTGAGCTTATTGTCAGAAGGAGAAGGAGGGGCTGAACCAACACCAACTGCTGACCCACAGGGGGAATCTCCGGGATCTTTTATCGGGCGCAGTGGATCCCCGGAATTGGCTTACATTCGCCGCAACGGTACTAGTGTGGATCGTCTAGGCCACCTTAGCCCTCACGAAATTCAGATATTGCGTACCTGGATTATTCAGGATCAGGCTGCTGAGACCTTCTCGGGATAG
- the def gene encoding peptide deformylase produces MTFSLRQIGDPILTQVAEPVTEFRDPGLQHLIEIMLSTLKTSSGVGLAAPQVGSSLQVILVASRPTLRYPEAPQMEPLVMINPRPLAASPEQVLGWEGCLSVPDQRGLVARSREVEVEYYTPQGSRQRVAWQDFPARIFQHEYDHLIGQVFLQRHPQQLLSEAEYQAQILGQPATAA; encoded by the coding sequence ATGACCTTTAGCCTACGCCAGATAGGGGATCCGATCCTGACTCAGGTGGCAGAGCCGGTAACGGAGTTTCGGGATCCCGGCCTACAACACTTGATCGAGATCATGTTGAGCACCTTGAAGACCTCCAGCGGGGTGGGGTTAGCCGCTCCTCAGGTGGGATCCTCGCTGCAGGTGATCCTCGTTGCTTCGCGCCCAACCTTGCGCTACCCGGAGGCTCCGCAGATGGAACCTTTGGTGATGATCAACCCTCGTCCCTTGGCGGCTAGCCCCGAGCAGGTGCTGGGGTGGGAGGGCTGTTTGAGTGTACCGGATCAGCGGGGGCTGGTGGCCCGTTCCCGGGAGGTGGAAGTGGAGTACTACACCCCGCAGGGATCCCGGCAAAGGGTGGCGTGGCAGGACTTTCCGGCGCGGATTTTCCAGCATGAATACGATCATCTGATCGGTCAAGTGTTTTTGCAGCGGCATCCGCAGCAATTGCTCTCGGAAGCTGAGTATCAAGCGCAAATTTTGGGGCAACCCGCAACCGCTGCTTGA
- a CDS encoding thiol-disulfide oxidoreductase DCC family protein — protein sequence MPYLVIYDGLCNLCANGVKFLEQLDRGQRFCYAPMQETSTLAEWGIQPADVELGMILINLEQPAQRWQGSAAAEKIAELLPGGDLWLFLYRGIPGLKTLGDRGYEQIRDHRYEWFGRRDALYSSAYPVCAHCQDRDPVSTSD from the coding sequence ATGCCGTATTTGGTCATTTACGATGGGCTGTGCAACCTCTGTGCCAACGGGGTCAAGTTTTTGGAGCAGCTGGATCGCGGGCAACGGTTTTGTTATGCCCCCATGCAAGAGACGTCCACCTTGGCTGAATGGGGGATCCAACCGGCAGACGTTGAGCTGGGCATGATTCTGATCAACCTGGAGCAGCCCGCTCAAAGGTGGCAGGGATCTGCAGCAGCGGAGAAGATCGCAGAACTGCTGCCCGGTGGAGACCTGTGGCTTTTTCTGTACCGAGGTATCCCGGGCTTGAAAACCTTGGGGGATCGGGGCTACGAACAAATCCGCGATCACCGCTACGAGTGGTTTGGCCGCCGCGACGCCCTTTACTCATCTGCCTACCCCGTCTGTGCTCACTGTCAGGATCGGGATCCCGTTTCCACATCAGACTGA
- a CDS encoding pentapeptide repeat-containing protein — protein sequence MLHLTQQLLHRYAQGERDFKRLDLSQAGLRGADLHEINLSGADLSGLRLCEAVLYRAVLVGTTLWEANLRQANLQQANLCRANLRQANLWRAHLSRADLSSARLSGAILCCADLSYSRLEGSHLQGADLQQANLSHADLGNANLRQAHLRGADLSYARLTGADLHQADLTGADLQGSLLRGAHLTPETQIAEKWRQVWQIVNQDREVQHLVGKDLAGANLHGVYLHSAQLDRATLTATDFSGAILHTTSLQGADLRQARLLQVDLEGSDLRGANLAHADLRGANLRGCHLEGADLTGSDLRGADLGQAILRGTTLDTQTQLDGKSRQVWRILNRPRTLWSLPQANLADVYLRRAYLRQANLAGADLRASDLREADLEEANLSQTDLRGTNLRGANLSGAQLKGSLFDEYTIL from the coding sequence ATGCTTCATTTGACCCAGCAACTGCTGCATCGCTATGCCCAGGGGGAGCGAGATTTCAAGCGATTGGACTTGAGCCAAGCAGGTTTGCGGGGAGCCGATCTGCACGAGATCAACCTGAGCGGAGCCGATCTTTCGGGGCTACGTCTGTGCGAGGCTGTGCTCTACCGGGCTGTTTTGGTGGGAACCACCCTCTGGGAAGCCAACCTGCGCCAGGCAAACCTGCAACAGGCTAATCTCTGTCGGGCTAATTTACGTCAAGCTAACCTGTGGCGAGCCCATTTGAGTCGTGCCGATTTGAGCAGTGCCCGCTTGAGTGGAGCCATCCTTTGCTGTGCCGATCTCAGCTACAGCCGCCTGGAGGGATCCCATCTGCAGGGGGCGGATTTACAGCAGGCCAACCTCAGCCATGCCGATTTGGGTAACGCCAATTTGCGCCAGGCCCATCTCAGAGGGGCTGATCTCAGCTATGCCCGTCTCACGGGTGCCGATTTGCATCAGGCCGATCTGACTGGAGCAGACTTACAGGGATCTCTGCTGCGGGGCGCTCACCTGACCCCAGAAACCCAAATAGCCGAGAAATGGCGACAGGTATGGCAAATAGTTAACCAGGATCGAGAAGTGCAACATCTGGTGGGAAAGGATCTGGCCGGGGCCAACCTGCACGGGGTCTATCTCCACTCTGCTCAACTGGATCGGGCCACCCTCACCGCAACGGACTTTAGCGGAGCCATTCTCCACACCACCTCCTTGCAAGGGGCTGACCTGAGACAAGCTCGCCTACTTCAAGTGGATCTGGAGGGATCCGATCTGCGCGGGGCCAACCTCGCCCATGCCGATTTACGCGGCGCTAACCTACGTGGATGCCACCTGGAGGGGGCCGACCTTACCGGATCCGATCTGCGGGGCGCTGACCTGGGACAAGCTATTTTGCGGGGCACTACCCTTGATACGCAAACCCAACTGGACGGCAAATCGAGGCAAGTATGGCGCATTCTCAATCGACCGCGTACCCTTTGGTCATTGCCCCAAGCCAATCTCGCGGATGTCTATTTGCGCCGCGCCTATTTGCGGCAAGCCAATCTCGCTGGGGCGGATCTGCGAGCCAGTGACCTGCGGGAGGCAGATCTAGAGGAAGCTAATTTAAGCCAAACTGACCTGCGGGGCACCAATCTGCGGGGGGCCAACCTGAGTGGGGCGCAACTGAAGGGATCCCTGTTTGACGAGTACACCATTCTTTAG
- the pyrE gene encoding orotate phosphoribosyltransferase, which produces MLLLDRSPLTFSPDEAREKLLYLLTQLAYREGSFTLTSGRQSDYYINCKPVTLHPQGAYLVGSLLHGLLPPETEAVAGMTLGADPILTAVGLASLQRQPANLPALIVRKQAKGHGTQAWLEGPQLSPGTRIWVLEDVVTTGGSALKAVERVREAGYRAEGILTLVDRLEGAEACYQEVGIPFRRLLTIAEIRAYYRALSNPAGHDPC; this is translated from the coding sequence GTGTTGTTATTGGATCGCTCTCCCCTCACCTTTTCCCCTGATGAAGCGCGGGAGAAATTGCTGTATCTGCTCACCCAATTGGCCTATCGCGAGGGATCCTTTACCCTCACCTCCGGGCGACAGAGCGATTACTACATTAACTGCAAACCCGTCACCCTGCACCCGCAAGGAGCCTATTTGGTGGGATCCCTGTTGCACGGGCTGTTGCCCCCCGAAACCGAAGCAGTGGCAGGGATGACGTTGGGAGCCGATCCGATTTTGACGGCAGTGGGTTTGGCCTCTTTACAGCGGCAGCCGGCAAATCTACCCGCATTGATCGTGCGCAAGCAAGCCAAAGGGCACGGTACCCAAGCCTGGCTAGAGGGGCCACAACTGTCTCCAGGAACTCGCATCTGGGTTTTGGAGGATGTGGTCACCACCGGTGGATCGGCTCTCAAGGCAGTGGAACGGGTGCGGGAAGCAGGTTATCGGGCGGAAGGGATCCTCACCTTGGTGGATCGTTTGGAGGGGGCGGAGGCCTGCTACCAAGAGGTTGGCATCCCGTTTCGGCGCTTGCTGACCATCGCGGAAATTCGCGCCTACTACCGAGCATTGTCCAACCCAGCAGGCCATGATCCCTGTTAA
- a CDS encoding transposase: MKYFYKATDGTEVENPKFLRKSERKLKRLQRRVSKKQKGSKNGRKAINRLGRQHLKVSRQRQDWPVKQARALVMSSDFIAYENLQVQNMVRNHHLAKSISDAAWSLFVDWVKYYAQIFGKVQQPVPPQNTTIDCFDCKQPVHKTLSTRTHVCPHCGSVRCRDENAAWNILQKGLKLAGINTVGHTEINASGQNGPYLNQAIGLGKSAG; this comes from the coding sequence TTGAAGTATTTCTACAAGGCAACCGATGGAACTGAGGTAGAAAATCCTAAGTTCTTGAGGAAATCGGAGCGCAAGCTGAAACGTTTGCAGCGTCGAGTCTCTAAGAAGCAGAAAGGATCTAAGAATGGCAGAAAAGCAATCAATCGTCTGGGACGACAACACCTGAAAGTAAGTCGGCAGCGTCAAGACTGGCCTGTGAAACAAGCCCGTGCGTTGGTGATGTCTAGCGACTTCATTGCCTACGAAAATTTACAGGTGCAGAACATGGTTCGCAATCATCACTTGGCTAAATCGATTAGCGATGCAGCCTGGAGTTTGTTTGTGGACTGGGTGAAATACTACGCTCAAATCTTTGGCAAAGTGCAGCAACCTGTTCCACCCCAGAACACCACGATTGATTGCTTCGACTGCAAACAGCCCGTTCACAAAACGCTCAGCACCCGCACTCATGTTTGTCCCCACTGCGGCTCTGTCAGATGCAGAGATGAGAATGCAGCGTGGAACATTTTGCAGAAGGGATTAAAATTGGCTGGAATAAATACCGTAGGGCATACGGAAATCAACGCCTCTGGACAGAACGGCCCCTATCTGAATCAAGCCATTGGTTTGGGCAAGTCGGCTGGATGA